In a single window of the Thamnophis elegans isolate rThaEle1 chromosome 8, rThaEle1.pri, whole genome shotgun sequence genome:
- the LOC116512035 gene encoding mas-related G-protein coupled receptor member H-like encodes MDMASPAAFNVLAQINATPRSKNRTCHVININEEVLIFAIFTMLFCVLGMLGNGLMFWLLGSSVKRNTFAIYIVNLSVADFGFLTFELIIEIHGLATHFYCGFPYELFQTGLLLMYSAGQFLLTVISIDRCLSVLFPIWYRCHRPVHLFTIVCAVIWTTSFILSSIYFTIIAMAKFEVENVIVYPFIVNAVLCLPLMTISSVTLFVKICFVSKSQRRRKLLTAILLTLFFFLVLAFPLNVFYLIWYIIPSKHIVHYGYLFACINSSINPLIYCLVGRPKSITRRSIKDLLQKVFKEEEYSTDNMEISEGSKVCCHSKDIFISSQASP; translated from the coding sequence ATGGATATGGCATCCCCCGCTGCATTCAATGTCTTAGCACAAATCAATGCCACACCCAGGAGCAAAAACAGAACCTGTCATGTTATCAACATAAATGAAGAAGTGCTTATTTTTGCAATCTTCACTATGCTTTTCTGTGTGTTGGGAATGTTGGGCAACGGGCTCATGTTCTGGTTGCTGGGCTCCTCCGTTAAGAGGAACACTTTTGCCATTTATATTGTCAACCTCTCTGTTGCAGACTTTGGTTTTCTCACCTTTGAGCTGATTATCGAAATCCATGGGCTTGCTACCCATTTCTATTGTGGCTTTCCCTACGAACTCTTCCAAACGGGCCTGCTGTTAATGTACAGCGCGGGGCAATTTCTCCTGACAGTCATCAGCATCGACAGGTGTCTTTCGGTCCTCTTCCCAATTTGGTATCGATGCCACCGTCCGGTGCACCTGTTCACTATTGTGTGTGCTGTCATCTGGACCACTTCCTTCATCCTCTCTTCAATTTACTTCACAATTATAGCCATGGCTAAATTTGAAGTGGAAAATGTCATTGTGTATCCATTCATCGTTAACGCTGTGCTTTGTCTCCCACTGATGACCATCTCCAGTGTCACCTTATTTGTCAAAATCTGCTTCGTATCCAAAAGCCAAAGGCGGAGGAAGCTTTTGACAGCTATTTTGCTCacgcttttcttctttttagtcTTGGCTTTTCCactaaatgttttttatttgatttggtATATTATACCGTCTAAACATATTGTACATTATGGCTACTTATTTGCCTGCATCAACAGCAGCATTAACCCTCTGATCTATTGCCTGGTGGGGAGACCGAAGAGTATAACTCGGAGAAGCATCAAAGACTTGCTTCAGAAAGTTTTCAAGGAGGAAGAATATAGTACTGATAACATGGAAATTTCAGAAGGTTCCAAGGTCTGTTGTCATTCAAAAGATATATTCATTTCTTCCCAAGCAAGCccataa
- the LOC116511942 gene encoding proto-oncogene Mas-like, with product MDMASPSPFTVLSQINATSNGKNRACNDSGKEEEVLIFAIFTILFCVLGMLANGLVIWLLGSSVKRNTFAIYIINLSVADFGFLTFELIIEIHWLFTRLYCNFPYELFQMILRLMYSAGQFLLTVISIDRCLSVLFPIWYRCHRPVHMFTTVCAVICAVSFILSSILFTIITVLRFGNSWVIYQFIVNIVLCLPLMTISSVTLFIKICFVSKSQRRRKLLTAILLTLFFFLVLAFPLNAFYFIRYVFEHVHPNLVHYGYLCACINSSINPMIYYLVGRQKDKTQRSMKEVLQRVFKEEENCTDQM from the coding sequence ATGGATATggcatccccttctcctttcactGTCTTATCACAAATCAATGCAACATCCAATGGCAAAAACAGAGCCTGTAATGATTCtggcaaagaagaagaagtgcTTATTTTTGCAATCTTCACTATACTTTTCTGTGTGTTGGGAATGTTGGCCAACGGCCTCGTGATCTGGTTGCTGGGCTCCTCCGTTAAGAGGAACACTTTTGCCATTTATATTATCAACCTTTCTGTTGCAGACTTTGGTTTTCTCACCTTTGAGCTGATTATCGAAATCCACTGGCTTTTTACACGTCTGTATTGTAACTTTCCCTACGAACTCTTCCAAATGATCCTGCGGTTAATGTACAGTGCGGGACAATTTCTCCTGACAGTCATCAGCATCGACAGGTGTCTTTCGGTCCTCTTCCCAATTTGGTATCGATGCCACCGGCCGGTGCACATGTTTACGACCGTGTGTGCTGTCATCTGTGCCGTTTCCTTCATCCTCTCTTCAATTCTCTTCACAATTATAACAGTTCTTAGATTTGGAAACAGTTGGGTGATATATCAGTTCATCGTTAACATTGTGCTTTGTCTCCCACTGATGACCATCTCCAGTGTCACCTTATTTATCAAAATCTGCTTCGTATCCAAAAGCCAAAGGCGGAGGAAGCTTTTGACAGCTATTTTGCTCacgcttttcttctttttagtcTTGGCTTTTCCACTAAATGCCTTTTATTTTATCCGGTATGTTTTCGAACACGTACATCCCAACCTTGTGCATTATGGCTACTTATGTGCCTGCATCAATAGCAGCATTAACCCCATGATCTATTACCTGGTGGGGAGACAGAAGGATAAAACTCAGAGAAGCATGAAAGAAGTGCTTCAGAGAGTTTTCAAGGAGGAAGAAAATTGTACTGATCAAATGTAA